A window of Thermosynechococcus sp. NK55a contains these coding sequences:
- a CDS encoding GAF domain-containing protein, which produces MSPVIEQLQSLNRILVKLARRQPFHGANFEEILQDILCTSARSLNVARVSLWFYASDRQQIECVHLFPASGQGLTAGMKLTASDYPRYFAALQEERTITAHEAWVDPRTQEFRQSYLEPLGITSLLDVPIWVEGVMMGILCHEHVGPPRQWTVAEEQFAASLADLLSLVVASRDRHRALKALEESEARLATFFQATSEAVVIHEQGTILDVNAATERLFGYRAAELVGQSVLLLTHPESRSLILERIQQPTDVPFEALARTKSGEVRIVEVQGKSIVYQGRWARVVGIRDITQRKTAEQKVQLAAQQQQLLAEIALRLRQTLELPEVLNTTVVEVRRYLLSDRVFIVSFDPSTEEIQVVAAAMAPQWHTNLEALLQNVPYRSQLLTTPAPLSCGQESLDSHLRQVYEAHHIQSCLLIPIQHQPQGLCFLLGVHQCDRQREWQPHERAFLEQLATQVAIALQQAELYQQLAALNANLEQQIAERTGQLQQKMSELEELNRLKDIFLHAVSHDLRTPVLGTLMLINHLLQSNTSDTIAVPRSTLTCIQHSQQRQLHLIDTLLHIQVDRQPSLSLAIAPTSLATLVNDILADLQPLLQKNKATVNLQIPPTLPLVPVDPIQLRRVYENLITNALKHNCPGITLTLIAEEQGDSVYCIVKDNGVGIPPEQQPHLFELYYRGGASHLRTGIGLGLYLCRQIIIAHGGEIGGQRGGFRGSDFLVSDSLSRPNLANRQAAPHCYP; this is translated from the coding sequence ATGAGTCCCGTGATTGAGCAACTGCAAAGTCTCAACCGCATTTTGGTCAAACTGGCACGGCGGCAGCCCTTCCATGGGGCGAACTTTGAGGAGATTTTGCAGGATATTCTCTGTACGAGTGCCCGGAGTCTCAATGTGGCACGGGTGAGTCTTTGGTTTTACGCCAGCGATCGCCAGCAGATTGAATGTGTGCACCTGTTTCCAGCGTCGGGGCAAGGGTTGACGGCAGGGATGAAGCTGACCGCCAGTGACTATCCTCGCTACTTTGCGGCTTTACAAGAGGAGCGCACGATTACCGCCCATGAGGCCTGGGTTGATCCGCGCACCCAAGAGTTTCGCCAAAGTTACCTCGAACCCCTTGGCATTACCTCGCTGCTGGATGTGCCTATTTGGGTCGAAGGGGTGATGATGGGCATTCTCTGCCATGAGCACGTGGGGCCGCCTCGCCAGTGGACGGTGGCGGAGGAGCAGTTTGCTGCTTCCCTGGCTGATCTCCTGTCCTTGGTAGTGGCAAGTCGCGATCGCCACCGCGCCCTCAAAGCCCTAGAGGAAAGTGAAGCCCGCTTGGCCACCTTCTTTCAAGCCACCTCTGAGGCAGTCGTCATCCATGAGCAGGGGACAATTCTCGATGTGAATGCAGCCACCGAACGGCTGTTTGGCTATAGGGCTGCAGAACTGGTGGGTCAGTCGGTGTTATTGCTGACACATCCAGAATCGCGATCGCTGATTTTAGAGCGAATTCAGCAGCCAACGGATGTTCCCTTTGAAGCTCTTGCTCGCACCAAAAGTGGTGAAGTACGGATTGTTGAGGTTCAGGGAAAATCAATTGTCTATCAGGGGCGCTGGGCACGGGTGGTGGGGATCCGGGATATTACACAACGTAAAACCGCTGAACAGAAGGTGCAATTGGCTGCCCAACAGCAACAACTACTTGCGGAAATTGCCCTGCGCCTTCGCCAAACGCTGGAACTGCCAGAGGTGCTCAATACCACAGTGGTGGAAGTGCGCCGCTATCTCCTCAGCGATCGCGTGTTTATTGTCTCTTTTGATCCGAGCACAGAAGAAATTCAAGTGGTGGCTGCGGCCATGGCTCCCCAGTGGCACACGAACCTGGAGGCTCTCCTGCAAAACGTGCCTTATCGTTCACAGCTGCTGACGACACCGGCCCCCCTCTCCTGCGGGCAGGAAAGTCTTGATTCCCATCTGCGACAGGTGTATGAAGCGCACCACATCCAATCCTGCCTGCTGATTCCAATCCAACATCAGCCCCAAGGCCTGTGCTTTTTACTGGGTGTCCACCAATGTGACCGCCAGCGAGAGTGGCAGCCCCACGAACGCGCTTTCTTGGAGCAGCTGGCAACTCAGGTAGCGATCGCCCTCCAGCAAGCAGAACTTTATCAACAATTGGCAGCCTTGAATGCCAATTTGGAACAGCAGATAGCCGAGCGCACTGGGCAGTTGCAGCAGAAAATGAGTGAACTGGAGGAACTCAACCGCCTCAAGGATATCTTCTTGCATGCGGTGTCCCATGATTTACGCACCCCGGTCCTAGGTACCCTCATGCTGATTAACCATCTCTTGCAGAGCAACACCAGCGACACGATTGCTGTACCCCGCAGCACCTTAACCTGTATTCAGCACAGCCAGCAGCGTCAACTGCATCTGATTGACACACTGCTGCATATCCAGGTGGACCGGCAACCTTCCCTCTCCTTGGCGATCGCCCCCACATCCTTAGCAACGCTTGTCAACGACATCTTGGCTGATTTGCAACCGCTGCTTCAGAAAAATAAAGCGACGGTGAACCTACAAATTCCTCCCACATTGCCCCTTGTGCCCGTTGATCCTATCCAACTGCGACGAGTCTATGAGAATTTGATCACCAACGCCCTAAAACACAATTGTCCTGGGATAACCCTCACGCTGATCGCAGAGGAACAGGGAGATAGCGTTTACTGCATTGTCAAGGATAATGGCGTCGGCATCCCCCCTGAGCAGCAACCACACCTCTTTGAGCTCTATTATCGTGGCGGTGCAAGCCACCTTCGTACGGGCATCGGTTTAGGTTTATATCTCTGCCGACAAATTATTATCGCTCATGGGGGGGAGATCGGGGGTCAAAGAGGGGGATTCCGAGGGAGCGACTTTTTGGTTTCGGATTCCCTTAGCCGACCGAATTTAGCGAATAGGCAGGCAGCCCCGCACTGTTACCCTTGA
- a CDS encoding cell division protein SepF — translation MLGKLRDLMGLTPESDIYDEEYPQGTARTLTREADVEPLPTSRPSLSHDFDTSSSPSVTTGSVPTGSTASNVIGMPNAGRWWGAVAEVLVMQPRSFSEMPEVIKALKERKSVVLNLTLMEPEQAQRSVDFVAGATFTIDGHQERIGESIFLFTPSCVQVSTQVGGVRPSATPTPTPPPAWGMDAQQQRSA, via the coding sequence ATGTTGGGCAAACTCCGTGACCTGATGGGTCTAACCCCCGAAAGTGACATCTACGATGAGGAATACCCTCAAGGAACGGCACGAACACTAACCAGAGAAGCTGATGTGGAACCGCTGCCCACATCGCGGCCAAGCCTGAGTCATGACTTCGACACCAGTTCATCCCCTTCGGTGACCACTGGTTCAGTACCGACAGGATCAACTGCCTCCAATGTGATTGGTATGCCTAATGCCGGCCGTTGGTGGGGGGCAGTGGCCGAAGTGTTGGTGATGCAGCCCCGCAGTTTTAGTGAAATGCCTGAGGTGATCAAAGCCCTCAAGGAGCGCAAGTCTGTGGTGCTCAATCTGACCTTGATGGAGCCAGAGCAAGCCCAACGCTCGGTGGATTTTGTTGCCGGTGCCACGTTCACCATTGATGGCCATCAAGAGCGTATTGGCGAGAGTATTTTCCTCTTTACGCCAAGCTGTGTCCAAGTGAGTACCCAAGTCGGCGGCGTTCGCCCAAGTGCCACACCAACCCCCACACCCCCGCCCGCTTGGGGTATGGATGCCCAACAACAGCGTAGTGCCTAG
- the proC gene encoding pyrroline-5-carboxylate reductase, translated as MPNNSVVPRVPAVGIIGCGRMAEAMLSRLLVNGLLPDQVWVSARSPQRQQYLAHTYGVRVATNLEVATAETLLVAVKPQVFAEIESELADTPVAQEMGVVLSIMAGIHSGRLRRLFPQRLIFRAMPNTPAQVGAGVIALASDSAASELEVQKIKNLLGVLGQVVAVSEGQMDAVTALSGSGPAFVALIVEALCDAGVAVGLSRSLTQELVYGTIAGTVQLLKERGLHPAQLKDAVTSPAGTTIAGLEVLEAAGMRGTLMQTVKAAYERSQALN; from the coding sequence ATGCCCAACAACAGCGTAGTGCCTAGGGTGCCTGCCGTTGGGATCATTGGCTGTGGCCGCATGGCGGAGGCAATGCTTTCGCGGCTGCTTGTGAATGGTCTATTGCCAGACCAGGTGTGGGTATCGGCGCGATCGCCCCAGCGGCAACAGTACTTAGCCCACACCTACGGGGTTAGAGTAGCAACGAACCTAGAGGTAGCCACTGCCGAAACGCTCCTAGTGGCGGTCAAGCCACAGGTCTTTGCCGAGATTGAGTCGGAACTCGCGGATACGCCGGTAGCTCAGGAGATGGGGGTTGTCCTTTCTATCATGGCGGGCATCCATAGTGGGCGGCTGCGGCGGCTTTTTCCCCAGCGGTTGATCTTTCGGGCGATGCCGAATACACCAGCACAGGTGGGCGCCGGCGTGATTGCCCTTGCGAGTGACAGTGCCGCCAGTGAACTGGAGGTTCAAAAGATTAAGAATTTGTTGGGGGTGCTGGGGCAGGTGGTGGCTGTCAGTGAAGGGCAAATGGATGCGGTCACGGCGCTGTCTGGCTCTGGCCCTGCCTTTGTTGCTCTAATTGTCGAGGCCCTCTGTGATGCTGGGGTAGCGGTGGGCCTATCGCGATCGCTGACACAGGAACTCGTTTATGGCACAATAGCAGGCACAGTACAATTACTTAAGGAGCGTGGGCTGCATCCGGCGCAACTCAAGGATGCGGTCACCAGTCCTGCGGGGACAACCATTGCGGGTCTCGAAGTACTGGAAGCTGCCGGTATGCGTGGAACCCTTATGCAAACGGTAAAAGCGGCCTACGAGCGTTCCCAAGCCCTCAATTAA
- the dapA gene encoding 4-hydroxy-tetrahydrodipicolinate synthase, protein MTDLGRVITAMITPFTADGAIAYDVAAKLAQHLVANGSDGIVVCGTTGESPTLTWEEEFQLFQTVQQAVAGKAKIIAGTGSNSTREAVYATAKAAELGLDGALLVVPYYNKPPQEGLYAHFQAIAKAVPDFPLMLYNIPGRTGQNLLPETVIRLAEYPNIVAIKEASGSLDQASTLRAALPPTFRIYAGDDSLTLPLLAVGGYGVVSVASHLVGSRIQEMIQAFVQGDTAKATAIHCQLLPLFKVLFVTTNPIPIKAALSLQGWSVGEPRLPLTSASDAVIGQLKAVLDDLGLLQS, encoded by the coding sequence GTGACTGACTTGGGACGTGTAATTACCGCCATGATTACGCCATTTACAGCCGATGGCGCGATCGCCTACGATGTGGCGGCAAAACTGGCACAGCACCTTGTGGCCAATGGCTCCGATGGCATTGTTGTTTGCGGCACCACCGGCGAATCTCCCACCCTCACTTGGGAAGAGGAATTTCAACTCTTTCAAACGGTGCAGCAGGCTGTGGCGGGCAAAGCCAAAATTATTGCCGGTACGGGTTCCAACTCCACCCGGGAAGCTGTTTATGCCACGGCAAAGGCCGCAGAACTCGGCCTCGATGGTGCGCTCTTGGTTGTCCCCTACTACAACAAACCGCCCCAAGAAGGACTCTACGCCCATTTTCAAGCGATCGCCAAGGCAGTGCCGGACTTTCCCCTCATGCTCTACAACATCCCCGGCCGCACCGGGCAAAACCTGCTGCCAGAAACAGTCATCCGCCTTGCTGAGTACCCAAACATCGTTGCCATCAAAGAAGCCAGCGGCAGCCTTGATCAAGCCAGTACCCTGCGCGCTGCTCTACCGCCGACCTTTCGCATTTACGCCGGCGATGATTCCCTGACGTTGCCACTACTGGCCGTTGGTGGTTATGGTGTAGTCAGCGTGGCTAGTCACCTTGTTGGCTCACGCATTCAAGAAATGATCCAAGCCTTTGTCCAAGGAGACACGGCCAAAGCCACAGCTATTCACTGTCAACTATTGCCACTGTTCAAGGTTTTATTTGTGACGACAAACCCGATTCCGATCAAAGCCGCCCTTAGCCTCCAAGGTTGGTCAGTGGGTGAACCCCGACTGCCCCTCACGTCTGCGAGTGACGCTGTGATTGGCCAATTGAAGGCTGTTTTAGATGACCTTGGCCTACTGCAGTCTTAA
- a CDS encoding ribonuclease J, producing the protein MSQSAATAALKIIPLGGLHEIGKNTCVFEFQDEIILLDAGLAFPTDGMHGVTIVLPDMTYLRQNRDKIKGMIVTHGHEDHIGGIPFHLKQFDIPVIYGPRLAMALLQGKLEEAGVADRTELRPVQPREMVRLGKNFLVEYIRNTHSIADSFSVAIHTPIGVIIHTGDFKFDFTPVDGECFDLQRLAEHGEKGVLCLISDSTNSEVPGHTPSERSVFPNLDRAFSQAEGRIIFTTFASSVHRLSMALELAQKHGRVVSVLGRSMLNVIAHARQLGYIRCPDDLFVPLHMMHKYPDHQVMYLTTGSQGEPLSALTRISKGEHNKIKIRPGDTVILSAHPIPGNTIAVVNMIDRLMLQGAKVIYGREQGIHVSGHACQEDQKLMLALTKPKFFLPVHGEHRMLVKHAQTAQSMGIPPENMVIIDNGDVVELTRDSIRVIDKVPAGIELLDRGGIVKAHVLQERQQLAEEGIITVAVAVGTDGSLKATPEVHLRGVVTAIEPQAWQAWVQATVETALSDRWSEYARNGDVDWAGVKAHIERELVRLVRRELQGNASVLLLLQPIEVTPPVATGIRRRRSTTSVVG; encoded by the coding sequence ATGAGTCAATCCGCTGCAACTGCTGCCCTAAAAATTATTCCTCTCGGTGGGCTGCATGAAATTGGCAAGAACACCTGCGTTTTTGAATTCCAAGATGAAATTATTTTGTTGGATGCAGGGCTGGCCTTTCCCACGGATGGGATGCACGGGGTCACTATCGTCCTACCTGATATGACCTACCTGCGGCAAAATCGCGACAAAATCAAGGGGATGATTGTGACCCACGGCCATGAAGATCACATTGGTGGCATCCCTTTTCATCTGAAGCAGTTTGATATTCCTGTCATCTATGGCCCGCGCCTTGCCATGGCGCTACTGCAAGGGAAACTGGAAGAGGCGGGGGTTGCCGATCGCACCGAACTTCGCCCTGTACAGCCTCGGGAAATGGTGCGCTTGGGCAAAAATTTCCTCGTGGAGTATATCCGCAATACCCACTCCATTGCCGATAGCTTCTCGGTGGCGATTCATACCCCCATTGGCGTGATTATCCACACAGGGGATTTCAAGTTTGATTTTACCCCCGTTGATGGCGAATGCTTTGACCTGCAGCGGCTAGCGGAGCATGGGGAGAAGGGGGTGCTCTGCCTCATTAGTGACTCCACCAACTCAGAAGTCCCCGGCCATACCCCCTCGGAGCGATCTGTCTTTCCCAACTTGGATCGTGCCTTTAGCCAAGCGGAGGGGCGGATTATTTTTACTACCTTTGCCTCTTCGGTGCATCGTCTCAGTATGGCCTTGGAATTGGCTCAAAAGCATGGCCGCGTGGTCTCGGTCTTGGGTCGCTCGATGCTCAATGTGATTGCCCATGCCCGGCAGTTGGGCTATATTCGCTGCCCCGATGATCTCTTTGTGCCGCTGCACATGATGCACAAGTACCCGGATCATCAGGTGATGTACCTCACCACGGGCTCCCAAGGGGAACCCCTCTCTGCCCTGACGCGGATTTCCAAGGGGGAACACAACAAAATTAAAATCCGCCCCGGGGATACTGTCATTCTCTCGGCTCACCCGATTCCAGGGAACACGATTGCCGTGGTGAACATGATCGATCGCCTGATGCTGCAAGGCGCCAAAGTCATCTATGGTCGCGAACAGGGCATTCACGTCTCTGGTCATGCCTGCCAAGAGGATCAAAAGCTGATGCTGGCCTTGACGAAGCCCAAGTTCTTTTTACCTGTGCATGGAGAACACCGCATGTTGGTGAAACACGCCCAAACGGCTCAGAGCATGGGTATTCCCCCTGAGAATATGGTCATTATTGACAACGGCGATGTGGTGGAACTGACCCGTGACTCGATTCGGGTCATAGATAAGGTACCCGCTGGCATTGAGCTACTGGATCGCGGTGGCATTGTCAAAGCCCATGTGCTGCAAGAGCGGCAACAACTGGCTGAGGAAGGCATTATCACCGTGGCGGTGGCGGTGGGGACTGATGGCAGTCTGAAAGCTACGCCCGAAGTTCACCTGCGGGGCGTGGTCACAGCCATTGAGCCACAGGCTTGGCAGGCTTGGGTACAGGCCACGGTTGAAACCGCCTTGAGCGATCGCTGGAGCGAATATGCCCGCAATGGCGATGTGGACTGGGCGGGGGTCAAAGCCCACATTGAACGGGAACTGGTGCGACTGGTGCGCCGTGAACTTCAGGGCAATGCCTCAGTCCTATTGCTCCTGCAACCCATCGAAGTCACCCCCCCTGTGGCAACAGGAATCCGCCGGCGTCGCAGCACGACTTCTGTGGTTGGCTAG
- a CDS encoding AMP-binding protein, with the protein MLQNLTSIAPHWLWCARHGQWHSATAILLEQLAHGQAQLQQQQPTVLVLAEPDPLSFLRGFLAALSTGTPLLLANPQWQSQEWQQVAAILPQNFMAWGTVPPLDPQGSGERWPQGWILIPTGGTQGRLRWAIHTVDSLQAAVMGLQSHLQQSTIHCLSILPLYHVSGLMPVVRSLWSGGELYLASHLQDLRQTIPPANLDLWLSLVPRQLQQVLTEPLPWLGKLRGIFIGGGPTWLQLLEEAATQRLPLCLTYGMTETAGMICAQRQGEFWAGDRSCGQVLPHAQIDLTPTGEIQIQAASLALGYYPEFFHSAIFPTDDRAQWRDDRLYILGRSSRKIISGGENIYPEELEALLLNSGLVQDIYIYGAPDPLWGEQVVALYVGEASPEVLSRWLKQQCSAYKCPKRWVPVDHIPRTPQGKVPLSAIHLPNVS; encoded by the coding sequence TTGTTACAAAACCTTACGAGTATTGCCCCTCACTGGCTGTGGTGCGCCCGCCACGGACAATGGCACAGTGCTACCGCCATCCTCCTCGAACAATTAGCCCACGGTCAGGCGCAACTCCAGCAGCAGCAGCCAACGGTACTCGTGCTCGCCGAACCCGATCCCCTCTCTTTTCTCAGGGGTTTTCTAGCAGCACTCTCCACAGGCACGCCCCTGTTACTGGCCAATCCCCAATGGCAGTCCCAAGAGTGGCAGCAGGTGGCAGCAATCTTGCCGCAGAATTTTATGGCTTGGGGAACGGTGCCCCCCCTAGACCCCCAAGGATCTGGAGAACGATGGCCCCAGGGCTGGATTCTAATTCCCACTGGCGGCACGCAAGGGCGGTTGCGTTGGGCAATTCACACGGTGGACAGCCTGCAGGCAGCGGTGATGGGGCTGCAAAGTCATCTCCAGCAATCAACGATTCATTGCCTGAGTATTTTGCCCTTGTACCATGTCAGTGGCCTGATGCCCGTGGTGCGATCGCTATGGAGTGGGGGAGAACTCTATCTGGCGAGCCATTTACAGGACTTACGGCAAACCATACCCCCTGCCAATCTTGATCTGTGGCTCTCGCTGGTGCCTCGGCAACTGCAGCAGGTGCTCACGGAACCGCTACCGTGGTTAGGGAAGTTAAGGGGGATTTTTATTGGCGGCGGCCCCACCTGGTTACAACTGTTAGAGGAAGCGGCAACGCAGCGATTGCCCTTATGTCTCACCTATGGAATGACAGAAACCGCAGGTATGATCTGTGCCCAGCGACAGGGGGAATTTTGGGCGGGCGATCGCTCCTGTGGTCAAGTCTTACCCCATGCCCAGATTGATTTGACCCCTACGGGCGAGATTCAGATTCAGGCGGCTTCCCTTGCCCTTGGCTATTACCCTGAGTTCTTTCACTCAGCCATCTTCCCAACCGACGATCGCGCTCAATGGCGAGACGATCGCCTCTACATTTTGGGACGCAGCAGCCGCAAAATCATCAGCGGTGGCGAGAATATCTACCCTGAAGAGCTAGAGGCATTACTGCTCAACAGCGGCCTTGTGCAAGATATCTATATTTACGGCGCCCCCGACCCCCTTTGGGGCGAACAGGTCGTTGCTCTCTATGTGGGAGAGGCTTCCCCGGAAGTCCTCAGCAGATGGCTCAAGCAGCAGTGCAGCGCCTACAAATGCCCCAAGCGCTGGGTTCCGGTTGACCACATTCCCCGTACCCCTCAGGGAAAAGTGCCATTGTCTGCCATCCATCTCCCCAATGTTTCCTAG
- the rsfS gene encoding ribosome silencing factor produces MRLGESSLSIQQMQQVAAITDPSLKLAWTAAYAADDRKGVDICLLDVRGVSYLSDYFVIITGLSKTQVRAIYQGIEEAALEHCQRQPQHIEGQAECSWVLMDYGDVIVHVQLPKERQYYNLEAFWGHAQRLPFAPLVTT; encoded by the coding sequence GTGCGTTTAGGAGAGAGCAGCCTGAGTATTCAACAGATGCAACAGGTAGCGGCAATTACTGACCCTAGCCTTAAACTAGCATGGACCGCCGCCTATGCCGCCGACGATCGCAAGGGAGTGGATATCTGTCTTTTAGATGTAAGGGGCGTGTCCTACCTCAGTGATTACTTTGTGATCATTACGGGACTCTCAAAAACCCAAGTGCGTGCCATTTACCAAGGGATTGAGGAGGCGGCTCTCGAACATTGCCAACGCCAACCCCAACATATTGAAGGCCAAGCGGAATGTTCATGGGTGCTGATGGACTACGGTGATGTGATTGTCCATGTGCAGTTGCCCAAGGAGCGCCAATACTACAACCTTGAGGCCTTCTGGGGCCATGCCCAGCGCCTTCCCTTTGCGCCCTTGGTGACGACCTAG
- a CDS encoding cation-translocating P-type ATPase, translating to MTSSNATSNLDRESVWHALSADEAISRLGSDPQQGLSFAEVQRRQAQYGRNELVDNGRRPRWQIFTDQFRNVMLIMLLVVAFISGTLEILESLQENRIPFPKDATAILVVVILNAILGYVQEARAEEALAALKNMAAPKVRVLREGKVMAIDSPELVVGDIFFLETGVKVAADGRLLEAVNLQIREAALTGEAEAASKNAANILPLDTEVGDRANLVFAGTEVSQGRGVAVVTAIGMDTELGKIAAALQGVEQEPTPLQKRMTELGNRLVGFSLVLVSIVVMAGGLYDPSLLRHLIEVSLSMAVAVVPEGLPAVITVTLALGTQRMVKRHALIRRLPAVETLGSVTVICSDKTGTLTQNKMVVQAIATTSYRAKVRGNGYEPKGDFYDANTDDPLALYERHLLLLAGALCNDALLKQHAAEWVILGDPTEGSLLPLAAKGGIDLKALRETAERVAEFPFDANRKRMSTFYRSESVPAIPAKEPYWMITKGSPELTLERCQWRQVGQEIQPLTLAERQEILAENDRFAAQGLRVLGIAHRYWSELPPPESVETSEQELIWLGLVGILDPPRPEVLEAVATCRTAGIRPMMITGDHPLTAQAIASQIGICEWGAPTLTGRNIEKMSSEELDAVTPTVSVYARVSPEHKLRIVKSLQRHGEIVAMTGDGVNDAPALKQADIGIAMGMTGTDVTKEASDMVLLDDNFATIVAATEEGRVIYSNIRRFIRYILGSNIGEVITIACSPLLGLGGVPLTPLQILWMNLVTDGLPALALAVEPGDPEVMKRPPIQPNESIFGRGMGSYMIRVGLILAIVGIALMVWAYSYTAEHMEGGLDPQRWTTMVFTTLCLSQMGHALAARSSTRLTIEMNPASNLFVWASVILTTILQLLLIYAPPLRQFFGTYLISGTELAVCIGFSMLVFVWVELEKLVLRLFNKGPELKLLE from the coding sequence ATGACCTCCTCCAACGCCACCTCCAACCTTGATCGTGAGTCAGTTTGGCATGCTCTGAGTGCCGATGAAGCCATTAGCCGTCTTGGGAGTGATCCCCAACAGGGGTTAAGTTTTGCAGAAGTGCAACGGCGACAAGCCCAATATGGGCGCAATGAACTTGTTGACAATGGCCGCCGCCCCCGCTGGCAGATCTTCACGGATCAGTTTCGCAATGTAATGCTGATCATGCTGCTGGTGGTGGCCTTCATTTCTGGCACATTGGAGATTCTTGAATCCCTCCAGGAAAACAGGATTCCCTTCCCCAAGGACGCAACCGCAATTCTGGTGGTGGTGATTCTCAATGCCATTTTGGGCTATGTTCAAGAAGCCCGGGCTGAGGAGGCTCTAGCAGCCCTGAAAAATATGGCCGCACCCAAGGTGCGTGTCCTGCGGGAAGGCAAAGTCATGGCAATTGACTCCCCTGAACTGGTTGTCGGGGATATTTTCTTTTTGGAAACGGGGGTAAAAGTGGCTGCCGATGGTCGGCTTCTAGAAGCCGTTAACCTGCAAATCCGCGAGGCTGCCCTTACAGGTGAAGCAGAAGCCGCTAGTAAAAATGCTGCGAACATTTTGCCCCTTGATACTGAAGTGGGCGATCGCGCCAATCTAGTGTTTGCAGGCACAGAGGTCAGCCAAGGGCGAGGGGTCGCCGTCGTCACCGCGATCGGCATGGATACCGAACTGGGGAAAATTGCTGCTGCCCTCCAAGGGGTCGAGCAGGAACCCACACCACTGCAAAAACGGATGACCGAGCTGGGAAATCGCTTAGTGGGGTTTTCCTTGGTGCTGGTGAGCATTGTTGTGATGGCGGGGGGGCTGTACGACCCTTCACTGCTGCGGCATCTCATTGAAGTTTCCCTGAGTATGGCGGTGGCAGTGGTCCCCGAAGGCTTGCCCGCTGTGATTACCGTCACCCTTGCCTTGGGAACGCAACGGATGGTGAAACGCCATGCCCTGATTCGTCGGCTGCCGGCAGTGGAGACATTGGGGAGTGTGACAGTTATCTGCTCCGACAAAACAGGTACCCTCACCCAAAACAAAATGGTGGTGCAGGCGATCGCCACAACGTCCTATCGTGCCAAGGTGAGGGGCAATGGCTATGAACCCAAGGGGGACTTTTACGACGCCAATACCGATGACCCCTTAGCACTGTACGAACGGCACCTACTGCTACTGGCAGGGGCACTGTGTAATGATGCCCTGCTCAAACAACACGCAGCCGAATGGGTGATCCTCGGTGACCCGACAGAAGGCTCCCTCCTGCCCTTGGCCGCCAAGGGGGGCATTGATCTGAAAGCGCTACGGGAAACGGCGGAGCGGGTCGCTGAGTTTCCCTTTGATGCCAATCGCAAGCGCATGAGCACCTTCTATCGCAGTGAGTCTGTTCCTGCGATTCCCGCCAAGGAACCCTACTGGATGATCACCAAAGGGTCACCCGAGCTAACCCTGGAACGCTGTCAATGGCGGCAGGTGGGACAAGAGATTCAACCCCTAACACTGGCGGAGCGCCAAGAGATTCTCGCTGAAAACGATCGCTTTGCCGCTCAGGGTCTGCGGGTCTTGGGGATTGCCCATCGCTACTGGTCAGAGTTGCCGCCGCCAGAGAGTGTCGAGACCAGTGAGCAGGAGTTAATTTGGTTGGGGCTGGTGGGCATTCTTGATCCCCCCCGCCCGGAGGTGCTGGAGGCCGTCGCCACCTGTCGCACTGCCGGCATTCGCCCGATGATGATTACAGGCGATCATCCACTGACTGCCCAGGCGATCGCCAGTCAAATTGGCATCTGTGAGTGGGGCGCTCCGACCCTCACGGGTCGGAACATTGAAAAAATGAGTAGCGAGGAATTGGATGCTGTCACCCCCACCGTCAGCGTCTATGCCCGGGTTTCCCCAGAACATAAACTGCGGATTGTCAAATCGCTGCAACGTCACGGTGAAATTGTGGCCATGACTGGCGATGGTGTGAATGATGCCCCCGCCCTTAAACAAGCGGATATCGGGATAGCCATGGGGATGACGGGTACTGATGTCACCAAGGAAGCCAGTGATATGGTGCTCTTGGATGATAACTTTGCTACGATTGTGGCCGCTACCGAGGAAGGGCGAGTCATTTACAGCAACATTCGTCGCTTTATTAGATACATTCTCGGCTCCAATATTGGCGAAGTGATTACGATCGCCTGCTCACCCCTGCTGGGACTAGGGGGCGTTCCCCTAACGCCCTTGCAAATTCTCTGGATGAACCTAGTCACTGATGGCCTACCTGCCCTTGCTCTGGCCGTTGAACCGGGGGACCCTGAGGTCATGAAGCGCCCTCCCATTCAGCCGAATGAGAGCATTTTTGGCCGCGGCATGGGTTCCTACATGATTCGCGTTGGCTTGATCTTGGCCATCGTCGGCATTGCCCTCATGGTATGGGCGTATAGCTACACTGCCGAGCACATGGAGGGGGGTCTAGATCCACAGCGTTGGACAACTATGGTCTTTACCACCCTCTGCCTTTCCCAAATGGGTCATGCCCTTGCTGCTCGTTCGAGTACACGACTGACCATTGAAATGAACCCCGCCTCCAATCTCTTTGTTTGGGCATCGGTTATTTTGACAACGATTCTGCAACTACTGCTAATCTACGCTCCACCCCTGCGGCAGTTTTTTGGTACCTACCTGATCTCGGGAACTGAGCTAGCCGTCTGTATTGGCTTTAGCATGCTTGTCTTTGTCTGGGTGGAGCTGGAGAAACTGGTGTTGCGGCTATTCAATAAGGGCCCAGAACTCAAGCTATTGGAATAG